Proteins co-encoded in one Lineus longissimus chromosome 11, tnLinLong1.2, whole genome shotgun sequence genomic window:
- the LOC135495438 gene encoding casein kinase II subunit alpha isoform X2 has translation MPDLLRGHIVNLFKTAVIFSTAKLWKSSSSKMPLPSRARVYPDVNTHRPREYWDYESHVVEWGQQDDYQIVRKLGRGKYSEVFEAINITNNEKCVIKILKPVKKKKIKREIKILENLRGGTNIISLLAVVKDPVSRTPALIFEHVNNTDFKQLYQTLTDYDIRFYLFELLKALDFCHSMGIMHRDVKPHNVMIDHENRKLRLIDWGLAEFYHPGQEYNVRVASRYFKGPELLLDYQMYDYSLDMWSLGCMFASMIFRKEPFFHGHDNYDQLVRIAKVLGTEELYEYIEKYQIELDPRFNDILGRHSRKRWERFVHSENQHLVSPEALDFLDKLLRYDHAERLTAREAMEHPYFYPIVKEQGRMSSMSGHSSSSPTPVNNSGQTGPGLTSAVNAQASSPVVPTTVSPLPANTTAQT, from the exons ATGCCAGATCTCCTAAGAGGGCATATCGTCAACCTTTTCAAGACAGCTGTGATCTTTTCAACCGCCAAACTGTGGAAATCGAGCAGCTCGAAAATGCCCCTTCCCAGCCGGGCACGAGTGTATCCAGATGTGAATACACATAGACCAAGGGAATACTGGGACTACGAATCACACGTAGTTGAATGGGG gcagcaagATGACTATCAGATAGTGCGGAAACTAGGGCGAGGCAAATACAGTGAGGTATTTGAAGCCATCAACATTACCAACAATGAAAAATGTGTAATTAAGATATTAAAG CCtgtaaaaaagaagaagattaaACGTGAAATAAAAATCCTAGAGAATTTACGGGGAGGTACAAATATCATCTCATTATTAGCAGTAGTCAAAGATCCAGTG TCGAGAACACCAGCTTTGATATTTGAACACGTGAATAACACAGATTTCAAG CAATTATACCAGACACTCACAGATTATGACATTCGGTTTTACTTGTTTGAGCTTCTAAAGGCATTGGACTTTTGTCACAGTATGGGGATCATGCATCGGGATGTCAAACCACATAATGTAATGATAGATCATGAAAATAGAAAG TTACGGTTAATAGATTGGGGTTTAGCAGAATTCTATCATCCTGGCCAGGAGTACAATGTACGCGTAGCTTCACGATATTTCAAAGGTCCAGAACTTCTCTTGGATTATCAG ATGTACGACTATTCCCTGGACATGTGGAGTCTCGGCTGTATGTTCGCCAGTATGATATTTAGGAAGGAGCCCTTCTTCCATGGGCATGATAACTATGACCAA CTTGTCAGGATAGCCAAAGTGTTAGGGACCGAAGAGCTATACGAATACATAGAAAAGTACCAAATAGAACTTGATCCTAGGTTTAATGATATCTTAGGAAG ACATTCAAGAAAACGATGGGAACGTTTTGTTCATAGTGAAAATCAGCACCTGGTAAGTCCCGAAGCCCTGGACTTCCTGGACAAGCTATTGCGCTACGACCATGCTGAGAGGCTCACGGCAAGAGAAGCCATGGAGCACCCCTATTTCT ATCCCATTGTGAAGGAGCAAGGCCGCATGTCGTCAATGTCCGGCCACAGTTCTAGTTCCCCAACTCCAGTGAACAACTCAGGCCAGACAG GTCCAGGACTTACGAGCGCTGTCAATGCACAAGCCAGTTCCCCGGTCGTGCCCACCACGGTGTCGCCTTTACCAGCCAACACCACTGCACAGACCTGA
- the LOC135495438 gene encoding casein kinase II subunit alpha isoform X1 translates to MPDLLRGHIVNLFKTAVIFSTAKLWKSSSSKMPLPSRARVYPDVNTHRPREYWDYESHVVEWGQQDDYQIVRKLGRGKYSEVFEAINITNNEKCVIKILKPVKKKKIKREIKILENLRGGTNIISLLAVVKDPVSRTPALIFEHVNNTDFKQLYQTLTDYDIRFYLFELLKALDFCHSMGIMHRDVKPHNVMIDHENRKLRLIDWGLAEFYHPGQEYNVRVASRYFKGPELLLDYQMYDYSLDMWSLGCMFASMIFRKEPFFHGHDNYDQLVRIAKVLGTEELYEYIEKYQIELDPRFNDILGRHSRKRWERFVHSENQHLVSPEALDFLDKLLRYDHAERLTAREAMEHPYFYPIVKEQGRMSSMSGHSSSSPTPVNNSGQTGKLTGPGLTSAVNAQASSPVVPTTVSPLPANTTAQT, encoded by the exons ATGCCAGATCTCCTAAGAGGGCATATCGTCAACCTTTTCAAGACAGCTGTGATCTTTTCAACCGCCAAACTGTGGAAATCGAGCAGCTCGAAAATGCCCCTTCCCAGCCGGGCACGAGTGTATCCAGATGTGAATACACATAGACCAAGGGAATACTGGGACTACGAATCACACGTAGTTGAATGGGG gcagcaagATGACTATCAGATAGTGCGGAAACTAGGGCGAGGCAAATACAGTGAGGTATTTGAAGCCATCAACATTACCAACAATGAAAAATGTGTAATTAAGATATTAAAG CCtgtaaaaaagaagaagattaaACGTGAAATAAAAATCCTAGAGAATTTACGGGGAGGTACAAATATCATCTCATTATTAGCAGTAGTCAAAGATCCAGTG TCGAGAACACCAGCTTTGATATTTGAACACGTGAATAACACAGATTTCAAG CAATTATACCAGACACTCACAGATTATGACATTCGGTTTTACTTGTTTGAGCTTCTAAAGGCATTGGACTTTTGTCACAGTATGGGGATCATGCATCGGGATGTCAAACCACATAATGTAATGATAGATCATGAAAATAGAAAG TTACGGTTAATAGATTGGGGTTTAGCAGAATTCTATCATCCTGGCCAGGAGTACAATGTACGCGTAGCTTCACGATATTTCAAAGGTCCAGAACTTCTCTTGGATTATCAG ATGTACGACTATTCCCTGGACATGTGGAGTCTCGGCTGTATGTTCGCCAGTATGATATTTAGGAAGGAGCCCTTCTTCCATGGGCATGATAACTATGACCAA CTTGTCAGGATAGCCAAAGTGTTAGGGACCGAAGAGCTATACGAATACATAGAAAAGTACCAAATAGAACTTGATCCTAGGTTTAATGATATCTTAGGAAG ACATTCAAGAAAACGATGGGAACGTTTTGTTCATAGTGAAAATCAGCACCTGGTAAGTCCCGAAGCCCTGGACTTCCTGGACAAGCTATTGCGCTACGACCATGCTGAGAGGCTCACGGCAAGAGAAGCCATGGAGCACCCCTATTTCT ATCCCATTGTGAAGGAGCAAGGCCGCATGTCGTCAATGTCCGGCCACAGTTCTAGTTCCCCAACTCCAGTGAACAACTCAGGCCAGACAGGTAAGCTTACAG GTCCAGGACTTACGAGCGCTGTCAATGCACAAGCCAGTTCCCCGGTCGTGCCCACCACGGTGTCGCCTTTACCAGCCAACACCACTGCACAGACCTGA
- the LOC135495632 gene encoding coiled-coil domain-containing protein 113-like, whose protein sequence is MAESETISVDTSMNELQDDPLQDLNDEQLYQLLEETIRANEVLAAETQMFEKYLKRVEPKDVPGINQAVTATPSLSTHEVRSVGRKRSKSRSSNIDKSLRLSAEQKCDIAQREIEELREEIEDLKDDSEKVLDMYRAIMEESEMRLAEIKKSAYEFDRDILKTAVNSRTGKVIAERVTRYFEDKLRARDTLIEKLRLKNSTLKVNKKKLHLQLKQKEEMGEVLHEVDFNQLKIENSQYLEKIDERNQDLLRLKLMAGNTLQVLNTYKKKLNTLNMESDRLRSEIASRNDLLSRIDSETHLVEEDRFKAEKINRKLRQQLTDYRVPDVMDYVGEKANLYEMQKKVKSWERKVEIAEMALKTHRKTWTQMQIASGQNQGWPVETI, encoded by the exons ATGGCGGAATCAGAAACCATCAGTGTGGATACGTCCATGAATGAGCTCCAGGATGATCCACTGCAAGATCTAAATGATGAGCAGTTGTACCAATTGCTGGAAGAAACAAT ccGAGCTAATGAAGTCCTTGCTGCAGAGACCCAAATGTTTGAGAAATATCTTAAACGTGTTGAACCTAAAGATGTGCCAGGGATTAATCAAGCAGTCACAGCAACACCGTCGTTGTCAACACATGAAGTCCGCAGTGTGGGCAGGAAGAGATCAAAGTCCCGGAGCAGTAACATAGACAAAAGTCTGAGGCTCAGTGCCGAGCAGAAATGTGACATTGCCCAGCGAGAGATCGAAGAACTTAGGGAGGAAATTGAAGATCTGAAAGATGATTCAGAGAAGGTTTTAGATATGTATAGA GCCATTATGGAAGAGAGTGAAATGAGACTGGCCGAAATCAAAAAGTCGGCCTACGAGTTTGACAGAGACATCCTAAAAACAGCAGTCAACAGCAGGACAGGAAAAGTCATAGCTGAGAGAGTCACAAGATATTTTGAGGATAAATTGAGAGCCAGG GACACACTTATTGAAAAGCTTCGTCTCAAAAATTCCACTCTCAAAGTCAATAAAAAGAAACTCCATTTACAACTGAAACAG AAAGAAGAGATGGGTGAAGTGTTACATGAAGTTGATTTCAACCAGTTGAAGATTGAGAACAGTCAGTATCTCGAGAAGATCGATGAACGAAATCAAGATCTTCTGCGTCTCAAACTCATGGCTGGCAACACACTACAAGTCCTCAACACATACAAG AAAAAGCTTAATACACTGAATATGGAATCAGATCGTCTGCGATCAGAAATTGCATCAAGAAATGATCTTCTCTCCAGAATAGATTCGGAGACACACTTGGTTGAGGAG GATCGCTTCAAAGCGGAGAAAATCAACCGTAAATTACGCCAGCAGTTAACCGACTACCGTGTGCCAGATGTGATGGATTATGTCGGAGAGAAGGCCAACCTTTATGAGATGCAGAAGAAAGTGAAAAGTTGGGAGCGCAAGGTTGAGATTGCAGAG ATGGCCTTGAAAACTCACCGGAAGACGTGGACCCAGATGCAGATAGCAAGCGGTCAAAACCAAGGATGGCCTGTTGAAACAATCTAA
- the LOC135495438 gene encoding casein kinase II subunit alpha isoform X3: MTVGSMQQWSHGVPPNQPRRVPEFSLLPTKTPAQNWTVTLRQQDDYQIVRKLGRGKYSEVFEAINITNNEKCVIKILKPVKKKKIKREIKILENLRGGTNIISLLAVVKDPVSRTPALIFEHVNNTDFKQLYQTLTDYDIRFYLFELLKALDFCHSMGIMHRDVKPHNVMIDHENRKLRLIDWGLAEFYHPGQEYNVRVASRYFKGPELLLDYQMYDYSLDMWSLGCMFASMIFRKEPFFHGHDNYDQLVRIAKVLGTEELYEYIEKYQIELDPRFNDILGRHSRKRWERFVHSENQHLVSPEALDFLDKLLRYDHAERLTAREAMEHPYFYPIVKEQGRMSSMSGHSSSSPTPVNNSGQTGKLTGPGLTSAVNAQASSPVVPTTVSPLPANTTAQT, encoded by the exons ATGACTGTAGGGAGTATGCAGCAATGGTCTCATGGAGTACCTCCAAACCAGCCTCGAAGGGTGCCAGAATTCTCACTACTTCCCACAAAGACACCTGCACAAAATTGGACTGTTACCTTGAG gcagcaagATGACTATCAGATAGTGCGGAAACTAGGGCGAGGCAAATACAGTGAGGTATTTGAAGCCATCAACATTACCAACAATGAAAAATGTGTAATTAAGATATTAAAG CCtgtaaaaaagaagaagattaaACGTGAAATAAAAATCCTAGAGAATTTACGGGGAGGTACAAATATCATCTCATTATTAGCAGTAGTCAAAGATCCAGTG TCGAGAACACCAGCTTTGATATTTGAACACGTGAATAACACAGATTTCAAG CAATTATACCAGACACTCACAGATTATGACATTCGGTTTTACTTGTTTGAGCTTCTAAAGGCATTGGACTTTTGTCACAGTATGGGGATCATGCATCGGGATGTCAAACCACATAATGTAATGATAGATCATGAAAATAGAAAG TTACGGTTAATAGATTGGGGTTTAGCAGAATTCTATCATCCTGGCCAGGAGTACAATGTACGCGTAGCTTCACGATATTTCAAAGGTCCAGAACTTCTCTTGGATTATCAG ATGTACGACTATTCCCTGGACATGTGGAGTCTCGGCTGTATGTTCGCCAGTATGATATTTAGGAAGGAGCCCTTCTTCCATGGGCATGATAACTATGACCAA CTTGTCAGGATAGCCAAAGTGTTAGGGACCGAAGAGCTATACGAATACATAGAAAAGTACCAAATAGAACTTGATCCTAGGTTTAATGATATCTTAGGAAG ACATTCAAGAAAACGATGGGAACGTTTTGTTCATAGTGAAAATCAGCACCTGGTAAGTCCCGAAGCCCTGGACTTCCTGGACAAGCTATTGCGCTACGACCATGCTGAGAGGCTCACGGCAAGAGAAGCCATGGAGCACCCCTATTTCT ATCCCATTGTGAAGGAGCAAGGCCGCATGTCGTCAATGTCCGGCCACAGTTCTAGTTCCCCAACTCCAGTGAACAACTCAGGCCAGACAGGTAAGCTTACAG GTCCAGGACTTACGAGCGCTGTCAATGCACAAGCCAGTTCCCCGGTCGTGCCCACCACGGTGTCGCCTTTACCAGCCAACACCACTGCACAGACCTGA